From the Amycolatopsis thermoflava N1165 genome, one window contains:
- a CDS encoding WS/DGAT/MGAT family O-acyltransferase encodes MPDRLSALDASFLYLEDATTPMHVGGVAVFERPRDGFDYEQLLCLVGQRLAFLPRYRQRVLNVPGHLARPVWVDDVDFDLNYHVRRSALPGPGTDDQLYDLVARLMARPMDHERPLWEAYFIEGLAGDRVALVTKTHQSVVDGAGTVELGQLILDTMPQACEPYEDTWTPRRLPSPAQLVLDAVSEAVRRPGELVENVRDVVSDLSATAGKVTDAVGGVAAAVHRVLQPAPSGPLNRHVSGGRVFDVVRTRLEDYRKIRAEHGVTVNDIVLAAITGALREWLLSRGEGVSEATTVRALVPLAVLEPDTVEFSPAGLVNNEVEPYLVDLPVGEPSPVLRLQHISHTLRAHADSGRSVAARAMLKVGGFAPATMHALAARAAGSFSGRIFNLVVINSPGPQVPLYAGQARMTEMFPVIPLARNQALAIGVTSYHGGVYFGLNGDRKALSDVDVLAGMIEDSLEELKGASW; translated from the coding sequence ATGCCCGACCGCCTTTCCGCCCTCGACGCGTCGTTCCTCTACCTGGAGGACGCGACGACGCCGATGCACGTGGGCGGCGTCGCGGTCTTCGAGCGGCCGCGCGACGGGTTCGACTACGAGCAGCTCCTGTGCCTGGTCGGTCAGCGCCTCGCGTTCCTGCCGCGCTACCGGCAGCGCGTGCTGAACGTGCCCGGTCACCTCGCCCGCCCGGTGTGGGTGGACGACGTCGACTTCGACCTCAACTACCACGTCCGGCGCTCAGCGCTGCCCGGCCCGGGCACCGACGACCAGCTGTACGACCTGGTCGCCCGCCTGATGGCCCGGCCGATGGACCACGAGCGCCCGCTGTGGGAGGCCTACTTCATCGAAGGGCTCGCGGGCGACCGGGTCGCGCTGGTCACCAAGACCCACCAGTCCGTCGTGGACGGCGCCGGCACCGTTGAGCTGGGACAGCTGATCCTGGACACGATGCCGCAGGCCTGTGAGCCGTACGAGGACACCTGGACGCCCCGCCGCCTGCCCAGCCCCGCCCAGCTGGTGCTCGACGCGGTCAGCGAGGCGGTCCGCCGTCCGGGTGAACTCGTCGAGAACGTGCGTGACGTGGTGAGCGACCTGTCCGCCACGGCGGGCAAGGTCACCGACGCGGTCGGCGGGGTCGCCGCCGCGGTCCACCGGGTCCTGCAGCCGGCGCCGTCCGGGCCGCTCAACCGGCACGTCTCCGGTGGCCGCGTGTTCGACGTGGTGCGCACGCGGCTGGAGGACTACCGCAAGATCCGCGCCGAGCACGGCGTCACGGTCAACGACATCGTCCTCGCCGCGATCACCGGAGCCCTGCGTGAGTGGCTGCTGTCCCGCGGCGAGGGCGTTTCGGAGGCGACCACGGTCCGCGCGCTGGTCCCGCTGGCGGTGCTCGAACCGGACACCGTCGAGTTCTCCCCGGCCGGGCTGGTCAACAACGAGGTCGAGCCGTACCTGGTGGACCTGCCCGTTGGCGAGCCAAGCCCGGTCCTGCGGCTCCAGCACATCAGCCACACGCTGCGGGCGCACGCCGACTCGGGCCGTTCGGTGGCCGCCCGCGCGATGCTCAAGGTGGGCGGGTTCGCCCCGGCGACGATGCACGCGCTCGCCGCCCGTGCGGCGGGCTCGTTCTCCGGGCGCATCTTCAACCTGGTGGTCATCAACTCGCCGGGGCCGCAGGTGCCGCTGTACGCGGGGCAGGCGAGGATGACCGAGATGTTCCCGGTGATCCCGCTGGCGCGCAACCAGGCGCTGGCCATCGGGGTCACGTCCTACCACGGTGGCGTCTACTTCGGACTCAACGGCGACCGCAAGGCGCTGTCCGATGTGGACGTCCTCGCGGGGATGATCGAGGATTCGCTGGAAGAGCTGAAGGGTGCGAGCTGGTGA
- the pruA gene encoding L-glutamate gamma-semialdehyde dehydrogenase codes for MDAITNVPVPVNEPVRTYAPGSPERESLQRRIAELEGDKHELPQTIGGRRRMAGGDTFDVVQPHDHAHVLGTSAQATREDVADAVAAAKEAAPAWREMPFDERAAVFLRAADLMAGRHRDTLNAATILGQSKSVQQAEIDAACELIDFLRFNVHYARRILAEQPNSVPGAWNRMDYRPLDGFVVAITPFNFTAIAGNLPSAPALMGNTVVWKPTPTQQLAAHYTMQVFEEAGLPPGVINLVTGDGHAVSEVALADPGFAGLHFTGSTATFKFLWRRIAENLDTYASYPRIVGETGGKDFVVAHASANREKLVAGLVRGAFEYQGQKCSAASRAYIPRSLWDSGLRDELADLTRTVKYGDVADLSVFGGAVIDARAFAKHQRLLDSVDADNDLDVLVGGHCDDSIGYFVEPTVLVSDDPAHTAFATEYFGPILAVHVYDDGSYGEILELVDRTSPYALTGAVFADDRAAVQQAHQTLRFAAGNFYVNDKPTGSIVSQQPFGGSRGSGTNDKAGSMFNLLRWTSPRSVKETFDAPTAIGYPHMG; via the coding sequence ATGGACGCCATCACGAACGTGCCCGTCCCGGTCAACGAGCCCGTCCGGACCTACGCGCCGGGCAGTCCCGAGCGGGAGTCCCTGCAACGCCGGATCGCCGAGCTGGAGGGCGACAAGCACGAGCTGCCGCAGACCATCGGCGGCAGGCGGCGGATGGCGGGCGGGGACACCTTCGACGTCGTCCAGCCGCACGACCACGCGCACGTGCTGGGCACGTCGGCGCAGGCCACCCGCGAGGACGTCGCGGACGCCGTGGCCGCCGCGAAGGAGGCCGCTCCCGCCTGGCGGGAGATGCCGTTCGACGAGCGCGCGGCGGTGTTCCTGCGCGCCGCGGACCTGATGGCCGGCCGGCACCGCGACACGCTCAACGCCGCGACGATCCTCGGCCAGTCGAAGTCGGTGCAGCAGGCCGAGATCGACGCCGCCTGCGAACTGATCGACTTCCTGCGGTTCAACGTGCACTACGCGCGCCGGATCCTCGCCGAGCAGCCGAACTCGGTGCCGGGCGCGTGGAACCGCATGGACTACCGGCCGCTGGACGGGTTCGTCGTGGCGATCACCCCGTTCAACTTCACCGCGATCGCGGGCAACCTGCCCAGCGCACCCGCGCTGATGGGCAACACGGTCGTCTGGAAGCCGACGCCGACCCAGCAGCTCGCCGCGCACTACACGATGCAGGTGTTCGAGGAGGCCGGCCTGCCGCCGGGCGTGATCAACCTGGTGACCGGTGACGGGCACGCGGTCAGCGAGGTCGCGCTCGCCGACCCCGGCTTCGCCGGCCTGCACTTCACCGGTTCGACGGCCACGTTCAAGTTCCTGTGGCGGCGGATCGCGGAGAACCTCGACACCTACGCCAGCTACCCGCGCATCGTCGGCGAGACCGGCGGCAAGGACTTCGTCGTCGCGCACGCCTCGGCGAACCGCGAGAAGCTGGTGGCCGGGCTCGTCCGTGGCGCGTTCGAGTACCAGGGGCAGAAGTGCTCCGCGGCCTCGCGTGCGTACATCCCGCGGTCGCTGTGGGACAGCGGGCTGCGGGACGAGCTGGCGGACCTGACGCGGACCGTGAAGTACGGCGACGTCGCGGACCTGTCGGTGTTCGGCGGAGCGGTGATCGACGCGCGGGCGTTCGCGAAGCACCAGCGGCTGCTGGACAGCGTGGACGCGGACAACGACCTCGACGTGCTGGTCGGCGGCCACTGCGACGACTCGATCGGGTACTTCGTCGAGCCGACCGTGCTGGTGTCCGACGATCCGGCGCACACCGCGTTCGCCACCGAGTACTTCGGCCCGATCCTCGCGGTGCACGTCTACGACGACGGCTCGTACGGCGAGATCCTCGAACTGGTCGACCGCACCTCGCCGTACGCGCTGACCGGCGCGGTGTTCGCCGACGACCGGGCCGCCGTGCAGCAGGCGCACCAGACGCTGCGGTTCGCGGCGGGCAACTTCTACGTCAACGACAAGCCGACCGGGTCGATCGTGAGCCAGCAGCCCTTCGGCGGTTCCCGCGGCTCCGGCACGAACGACAAGGCCGGGTCGATGTTCAACCTGCTCCGGTGGACGAGCCCGCGGTCGGTGAAGGAGACGTTCGACGCGCCCACCGCGATCGGCTACCCGCACATGGGTTAG
- a CDS encoding DUF6912 family protein produces the protein MRVYLPGTIGMLRRLVADGRLQPPGGTGFALTPALRESYLSGDTEELEYVALLDAARASLRLIGAAEEDAKELPRRVVISVDVENATPRPDLDAPVVKLSGPISYEDVAAVHVDAEEAEEAVRAAAQVVDAADLGDPDAEFVLGEAEDHELAWYAPQELPFLLDLL, from the coding sequence GTGAGGGTCTACCTTCCGGGCACGATCGGAATGCTGCGCAGGCTGGTGGCGGACGGCAGGCTGCAGCCGCCCGGCGGGACGGGCTTCGCCCTGACCCCGGCGCTGCGCGAGTCCTACCTCAGCGGGGACACCGAGGAGCTGGAGTACGTCGCGCTGCTGGACGCCGCTCGCGCGTCGCTGCGGCTGATCGGGGCAGCCGAGGAGGACGCCAAGGAGCTCCCGCGCCGGGTGGTGATCTCGGTCGACGTCGAGAACGCGACGCCGCGGCCGGACCTGGACGCGCCGGTGGTGAAGCTGTCCGGGCCGATCAGCTACGAGGACGTCGCGGCCGTGCACGTCGACGCGGAGGAGGCCGAGGAGGCCGTGCGCGCGGCCGCTCAGGTCGTCGACGCCGCGGACCTCGGCGACCCGGACGCGGAGTTCGTCCTCGGGGAGGCGGAGGACCACGAACTGGCCTGGTACGCGCCTCAGGAGCTGCCGTTCCTCCTCGACCTGCTCTAG
- the hpf gene encoding ribosome hibernation-promoting factor, HPF/YfiA family, whose translation MEIVVKGRNVEVPDHYRTHVGDKLERLERYDKKVFRYEVELFHEPNRRQLKNCQRVEITGRGKGPVVRAEATAGDFYAALDTALNKLENRLRKMHDRRRVHYGRRCPESVAEATSSAVAAGATPATGRASTAVLEAPAPVAEEVGTALPEDIELPTQQRWDDQAAEHLPGRIVREKHHSAKPMTIDQALSEMELVGHDFYLFNDVEAGVPSVVYRRKGFAYGVIRLDH comes from the coding sequence ATGGAAATCGTCGTCAAAGGCCGTAACGTCGAGGTGCCGGATCACTACCGCACACACGTCGGTGACAAGCTCGAGCGCCTGGAGCGCTACGACAAGAAGGTCTTCCGCTACGAGGTCGAGCTCTTCCACGAGCCCAACCGCAGGCAGCTGAAGAACTGCCAGCGGGTGGAGATCACCGGCCGGGGCAAGGGCCCGGTCGTCCGGGCCGAGGCCACCGCGGGTGACTTCTACGCCGCCCTCGACACCGCTCTCAACAAGCTCGAGAACCGCCTTCGCAAGATGCACGACCGCCGGCGCGTCCACTACGGGCGCCGCTGTCCGGAATCCGTCGCCGAAGCGACGTCGAGCGCCGTCGCCGCGGGAGCGACGCCGGCCACCGGCCGCGCGTCGACCGCAGTGCTCGAGGCGCCGGCTCCCGTGGCCGAAGAGGTCGGGACCGCTCTCCCCGAGGACATCGAGCTGCCCACCCAGCAGCGCTGGGACGACCAGGCCGCCGAACACCTCCCCGGCCGGATCGTCCGGGAGAAGCACCACTCCGCCAAGCCCATGACCATCGACCAGGCCCTCTCCGAGATGGAGCTGGTCGGACACGACTTCTACCTCTTCAACGACGTCGAGGCCGGCGTCCCCAGCGTCGTCTACCGGCGCAAGGGCTTCGCCTACGGCGTGATCCGCCTCGACCACTAG
- a CDS encoding HAD-IA family hydrolase, which produces MLRGLVLDYAGVLTDPDAAELLAAVDALRQRGIRTAVLSNADGGAGRGGLARHFDAFVFSGEVGIAKPDPRVFRLTAERLGLSVTGCVMVDDSRVNVDGATAAGMVGVHHTSVADTLAELSALFPA; this is translated from the coding sequence GTGCTGCGAGGACTGGTGCTCGACTACGCCGGTGTCCTGACCGATCCGGACGCCGCCGAACTGCTGGCCGCCGTTGATGCCCTGCGCCAACGCGGAATCCGGACCGCCGTGCTGTCCAATGCGGACGGTGGCGCCGGCCGCGGGGGTCTCGCCCGCCACTTCGACGCGTTCGTCTTCTCCGGCGAGGTCGGCATCGCCAAACCGGATCCGCGGGTCTTCCGGCTCACCGCCGAACGCCTCGGCCTCTCCGTCACCGGGTGCGTCATGGTCGACGACTCGCGGGTCAACGTCGACGGCGCCACCGCCGCCGGCATGGTCGGCGTGCACCACACCTCGGTGGCGGACACGCTCGCCGAACTCAGCGCGTTGTTCCCCGCCTGA
- a CDS encoding Rv3235 family protein, with product MTGLCKLYPYEPNRGAAPPDSIPEQAGAARTWRRGRPGEPLELRHARTVLTAILEVRSGRRAPGQLRAVVTPRMYQHLRGAPPSPGPRYTVKSVRASHSAPGTIEICGTAHADRRATAVMARFEHSEAGWRCGFFTVVQPQRHR from the coding sequence ATGACCGGACTGTGCAAGCTGTACCCGTACGAACCGAACCGTGGCGCGGCGCCGCCGGATTCGATTCCGGAACAGGCGGGTGCCGCCCGCACGTGGCGGCGCGGCCGTCCGGGCGAACCGCTCGAACTGCGCCACGCGAGGACCGTCCTGACGGCAATCCTGGAAGTCCGCTCCGGACGGCGCGCGCCGGGCCAGTTGCGGGCGGTGGTCACGCCGCGGATGTACCAGCACCTGCGGGGCGCGCCGCCATCGCCCGGCCCGCGCTACACGGTGAAGTCGGTGCGGGCGAGCCACAGCGCGCCCGGCACGATCGAAATCTGCGGAACCGCCCACGCCGACCGCCGGGCGACGGCCGTGATGGCGAGGTTCGAACACTCCGAAGCCGGCTGGCGGTGCGGCTTCTTCACCGTGGTGCAGCCGCAGAGACACCGCTGA
- the rsgA gene encoding ribosome small subunit-dependent GTPase A, whose amino-acid sequence MARRDWRDLDESDVRVRPGKGSRPRSKRRPTHSDATQAMVIAVDRGRWTCAIDSDPGRLVTAMRARELGRTPVVVGDQVGLVGDTSGEPGTLARIVRVDERTSLLRRTADDTDPFERVVVANAEQLLIVTALADPPPRPGFIDRCLVACYAGGLQPVLCLTKADLASPDELLSRYAELDVPAVVTRFDEDSLPLAETVRGRVSALVGHSGVGKSTLVNRLVPDAELATGEVSAVGKGRHTSVAAVALPLPDGGWVIDTPGVRSFGLAHVTANDIVASFDEFAEAAEECPPGCGHLGPPEDPDCMLDEVEDKRRLPSLRRLLASRAGMEV is encoded by the coding sequence TTGGCACGCAGGGACTGGCGCGATCTGGACGAAAGCGATGTCCGCGTGCGCCCGGGAAAGGGTTCGCGCCCACGCAGCAAGCGCAGGCCGACCCACTCCGACGCCACCCAGGCGATGGTGATCGCGGTCGACCGCGGCCGTTGGACCTGCGCGATCGACAGCGACCCCGGCCGCCTGGTCACCGCCATGCGCGCGCGTGAGCTCGGCCGGACCCCGGTCGTCGTGGGCGATCAGGTCGGCCTGGTCGGCGACACCAGCGGCGAGCCGGGCACGCTCGCCCGCATCGTCCGGGTCGACGAGCGCACCAGCCTGCTGCGCCGCACGGCCGACGACACGGACCCGTTCGAGCGGGTGGTCGTCGCCAACGCCGAGCAGCTGCTCATCGTCACCGCGCTGGCCGATCCGCCGCCGCGGCCCGGGTTCATCGACCGCTGCCTGGTGGCCTGCTACGCCGGTGGGCTGCAGCCGGTCCTGTGCCTGACGAAGGCCGACCTGGCGAGCCCGGACGAGCTGCTGTCCCGCTATGCCGAGCTGGACGTGCCCGCGGTGGTGACCCGCTTCGACGAGGATTCGCTGCCGCTGGCCGAAACCGTGCGCGGCCGGGTGTCCGCGCTCGTCGGCCACTCCGGGGTCGGCAAGTCGACACTGGTGAACCGGCTGGTGCCGGACGCCGAGCTGGCCACCGGCGAGGTCAGCGCGGTCGGCAAGGGGCGGCACACCTCCGTCGCGGCCGTCGCGCTGCCGCTGCCCGACGGCGGCTGGGTGATCGACACGCCCGGTGTGCGGTCGTTCGGCCTGGCGCACGTGACCGCGAACGACATCGTGGCCTCCTTCGACGAGTTCGCCGAGGCCGCCGAGGAGTGTCCGCCGGGGTGCGGGCACCTCGGACCGCCGGAGGACCCGGACTGCATGCTCGACGAGGTCGAGGACAAGCGCCGCCTGCCATCGCTGCGCCGCCTGCTCGCGTCGCGGGCGGGCATGGAGGTTTGA
- the secA gene encoding preprotein translocase subunit SecA — translation MVLNRLLRAGEGKMIKRLRNIAEHINTLEDEVKDLTDDELRAKTAEFRERHDGGDGESLDDLLPEAFAVAREAALRVLGQRPYDVQLMGGAALHLGQVAEMKTGEGKTLTSVLPVYLNAISGKGVHVVTTNDYLAKRDSEWMGRVHRFLGLEVGAILSEMTPAERRKAYHADITYGTNNEFGFDYLRDNMAWSLDDCVQRGHNFAIVDEVDSILIDEARTPLIISGPAEQSARWYVEFARMAPLMKRDTHYEVDERKRTVGVTEKGVAFIEDQLGIDNLYESANTPLVGYLNNALKAKELYKRDKDYIVRNGEVLIVDEFTGRILAGRRYNEGMHQAIEAKEGVEIKAENQTLATITLQNYFRLYDRLAGMTGTAETEAAEFHQTYKLGVVPIPTNRPMVRKDQPDLIYKTEEAKFEAVAEDIAERHAKGQPVLVGTTSVEKSEYLSKLLVKLNVPHEVLNAKYHDREALIIARAGRKGAVTVATNMAGRGTDIVLGGNPDIIADERLRERGLDPVENSAEYEALWPKVLEEVKAEVKAEAEEVREAGGLYVLGTERHESRRIDNQLRGRSGRQGDPGESRFYLSLGDELMRRFNAVMVERVMTTMRLPDDMPIEHKMVSRAIKSAQTQVEQQNMEIRKNVLKYDEVMNQQRKVIYAERRRVLEGEDLSEQMQHMLVDVLTAYVDGATAEGYAEDWDHEKLWTALKQLYPVSLNWEDLMEEHEDLSAEVLRDALVEDAKAAYARREADIDARVGEGAMRQLERQVLLSVLDRKWREHLYEMDYLKEGIGLRAMAQRDPLIEYQREGFDMFNAMLDSLKEEAVGFLFNLQVEAAQPQEAAAPAAAAAAPAAGNGRHAQPVPQQQPEPPRSPVPSALRGKGLGNENPQQGLTFSGPAEQGGVQSRGTATASSDGQGAAGTRRERRAAARTQAKKTKKRR, via the coding sequence ATGGTTCTCAACCGCCTGCTGCGTGCGGGCGAGGGCAAGATGATCAAGCGGCTGCGCAACATCGCCGAACACATCAACACCCTCGAAGACGAGGTGAAGGACCTCACCGACGACGAGCTGCGTGCGAAGACCGCCGAGTTCCGCGAGCGGCACGACGGCGGGGACGGCGAGTCGCTGGACGACCTGCTGCCCGAGGCGTTCGCGGTGGCCCGCGAGGCCGCCCTGCGGGTGCTCGGCCAGCGCCCCTACGACGTCCAGCTGATGGGTGGCGCGGCGCTGCACCTCGGCCAGGTCGCCGAGATGAAGACCGGTGAGGGCAAGACCCTGACCTCGGTCCTGCCGGTGTACCTGAACGCGATCTCCGGCAAGGGCGTCCACGTCGTCACCACCAACGACTACCTCGCCAAGCGCGACTCGGAGTGGATGGGCCGCGTCCACCGCTTCCTCGGTCTCGAGGTCGGCGCGATCCTCTCCGAGATGACGCCCGCGGAGCGCCGCAAGGCCTACCACGCCGACATCACCTACGGCACGAACAACGAGTTCGGCTTCGACTACCTGCGCGACAACATGGCGTGGAGCCTGGACGACTGCGTCCAGCGCGGCCACAACTTCGCCATCGTCGACGAGGTCGACTCGATCCTGATCGACGAGGCCAGGACGCCGCTGATCATCTCCGGCCCGGCCGAGCAGTCGGCCCGCTGGTACGTCGAGTTCGCCCGGATGGCGCCGCTGATGAAGCGCGACACCCACTACGAGGTCGACGAGCGCAAGCGGACCGTCGGTGTCACCGAGAAGGGCGTGGCCTTCATCGAGGACCAGCTCGGCATCGACAACCTGTACGAGTCGGCGAACACGCCGCTGGTCGGCTACCTGAACAACGCGCTCAAGGCCAAGGAGCTGTACAAGCGCGACAAGGACTACATCGTCCGCAACGGCGAGGTCCTGATCGTCGACGAGTTCACCGGCCGCATCCTGGCCGGCCGCCGCTACAACGAGGGCATGCACCAGGCGATCGAGGCCAAGGAAGGCGTCGAGATCAAGGCGGAGAACCAGACGCTCGCCACGATCACGCTGCAGAACTACTTCCGCCTCTACGACCGCCTCGCCGGCATGACCGGTACCGCCGAGACCGAGGCCGCGGAGTTCCACCAGACCTACAAGCTGGGTGTGGTGCCGATCCCGACCAACCGGCCGATGGTCCGCAAGGACCAGCCGGACCTGATCTACAAGACCGAGGAGGCGAAGTTCGAGGCGGTCGCCGAGGACATCGCCGAGCGGCACGCCAAGGGCCAGCCGGTGCTGGTCGGCACCACCAGCGTCGAGAAGTCCGAGTACCTGTCGAAGCTGCTGGTCAAGCTGAACGTGCCGCACGAGGTGCTGAACGCGAAGTACCACGACCGGGAAGCGCTGATCATCGCGCGCGCCGGCCGCAAGGGCGCTGTCACGGTCGCGACCAACATGGCCGGCCGCGGTACCGACATCGTGCTGGGCGGCAACCCGGACATCATCGCCGACGAGCGGCTGCGCGAGCGCGGCCTGGACCCGGTCGAGAACTCGGCCGAGTACGAGGCCCTGTGGCCGAAGGTGCTCGAAGAGGTCAAGGCCGAGGTCAAGGCCGAGGCCGAGGAGGTCCGCGAGGCAGGCGGCCTGTACGTGCTGGGCACCGAGCGGCACGAGTCGCGGCGCATCGACAACCAGCTGCGCGGCCGCTCCGGCCGTCAGGGCGACCCCGGTGAGTCGCGGTTCTACCTGTCGCTCGGTGACGAGCTCATGCGCCGGTTCAACGCGGTGATGGTCGAGCGCGTCATGACGACCATGCGGCTGCCCGACGACATGCCGATCGAGCACAAGATGGTCTCGCGGGCCATCAAGAGCGCTCAGACGCAGGTCGAGCAGCAGAACATGGAGATCCGCAAGAACGTCCTCAAGTACGACGAGGTCATGAACCAGCAGCGCAAGGTGATCTACGCCGAGCGCCGCCGTGTCCTCGAGGGCGAGGACCTCTCCGAGCAGATGCAGCACATGCTGGTCGACGTGCTCACCGCGTACGTCGACGGCGCCACGGCCGAGGGCTACGCCGAGGACTGGGACCACGAGAAGCTGTGGACCGCGCTCAAGCAGCTCTACCCGGTGTCGCTGAACTGGGAAGACCTGATGGAGGAGCACGAGGACCTCAGTGCCGAGGTGCTCCGGGACGCGCTGGTCGAGGACGCGAAGGCGGCCTACGCGCGGCGCGAGGCCGACATCGACGCGCGGGTCGGCGAGGGCGCGATGCGGCAGCTGGAGCGGCAGGTGCTGCTCTCGGTGCTGGACCGGAAGTGGCGTGAGCACCTCTACGAGATGGACTACCTCAAGGAGGGCATCGGCCTGCGGGCCATGGCGCAGCGCGACCCGCTGATCGAGTACCAGCGCGAGGGCTTCGACATGTTCAACGCCATGCTGGACTCGCTGAAGGAGGAGGCCGTCGGCTTCCTGTTCAACCTGCAGGTCGAGGCGGCGCAGCCGCAGGAGGCGGCGGCTCCGGCCGCCGCCGCAGCCGCGCCTGCGGCGGGCAACGGGCGTCACGCGCAGCCCGTGCCGCAGCAGCAGCCCGAGCCGCCGCGCTCCCCGGTGCCGAGCGCGCTGCGCGGCAAGGGGCTCGGCAACGAGAACCCGCAGCAGGGCCTGACCTTCTCCGGGCCGGCCGAGCAGGGCGGCGTGCAGTCCCGCGGGACGGCCACGGCGTCCTCCGACGGCCAGGGCGCGGCGGGCACGCGGCGGGAGCGTCGCGCGGCTGCCCGCACTCAGGCGAAGAAGACCAAGAAGCGTCGCTGA
- a CDS encoding TrmH family RNA methyltransferase — MAETTVSPKDRFLTVYGRKPVLEALDDPELRVDKVILADTARGPAAAEIQRAAKAAGVPVQRASAHRVKVLAGNGKQDQGVLADVVAPRMRPLSAALADAPARVLLLDGITTPANVGMILRTATAAGLGGIVVPRRGVAALDPLVVKASAGVAFRAPVLRCATAAEAASMLAEAGYGLYALGAQGGSSLFEAPLPERAAFVLGGETAGVSDEVASLVTGWLSIPMPGEVESLNVSAAAAVLCFELVRRGTTR; from the coding sequence GTGGCTGAAACGACCGTCTCCCCGAAAGACCGATTCCTGACCGTCTACGGGCGCAAACCGGTGCTGGAAGCCCTGGACGACCCGGAGCTGCGGGTGGACAAGGTCATCCTCGCCGACACCGCCCGCGGTCCGGCCGCGGCGGAGATCCAGCGTGCGGCGAAGGCGGCGGGCGTGCCGGTGCAGCGGGCGAGCGCGCACCGGGTGAAGGTGCTGGCCGGCAACGGCAAGCAGGACCAGGGCGTGCTGGCGGACGTGGTCGCGCCCCGCATGCGGCCGCTGAGCGCCGCGCTGGCCGACGCGCCGGCGCGGGTGCTGCTGCTGGACGGCATCACCACGCCGGCGAACGTCGGGATGATCCTGCGCACCGCGACGGCGGCCGGCCTCGGCGGGATCGTCGTGCCGCGGCGGGGTGTGGCGGCCCTGGATCCGCTGGTCGTGAAGGCCTCGGCGGGGGTCGCGTTCCGCGCGCCGGTCCTCCGCTGCGCCACGGCGGCCGAAGCCGCGTCCATGCTGGCCGAGGCTGGATACGGATTGTATGCACTTGGTGCACAGGGCGGATCGTCGCTGTTCGAGGCGCCGTTGCCGGAGCGGGCGGCGTTCGTGCTCGGCGGGGAGACGGCGGGGGTGAGCGACGAGGTCGCGTCGCTGGTGACCGGGTGGCTGTCGATCCCGATGCCGGGCGAGGTCGAATCGCTGAACGTGTCCGCGGCCGCGGCGGTGCTGTGCTTCGAACTGGTCAGGCGGGGAACAACGCGCTGA
- a CDS encoding ComF family protein: MKLALDLLLPVLCAGCGVAGAACCAACLLDLARPHPAPRGSAGVPVYALAAYEGTARRLVLAYKERGRRDLADPLGRAMAAAVPHLPEARAAPDGIWWLVPAPSRRSASRQRGGAHLLRLARRCAAHLARAGHAAAVAPALWLSSRARDAVGLDRDQRAENLAGRLRLDPRGHPPPGAPVVLLDDVTTTGATIAACTRTLAAGGWEVSAALMLTAAR, encoded by the coding sequence ATGAAGCTCGCATTGGATCTGCTCCTCCCCGTCCTGTGCGCCGGCTGCGGGGTGGCCGGCGCCGCCTGCTGCGCGGCCTGCCTGCTCGACCTCGCCCGCCCGCACCCGGCTCCACGCGGTTCGGCCGGGGTGCCGGTCTACGCGCTGGCCGCCTACGAGGGCACCGCACGCCGACTGGTGCTGGCCTACAAGGAACGCGGCCGCCGGGACCTGGCCGATCCGCTGGGGCGGGCGATGGCGGCCGCGGTGCCCCATCTCCCCGAGGCCAGGGCGGCCCCGGACGGGATCTGGTGGCTGGTCCCGGCCCCGTCGCGCCGGTCGGCGTCCCGGCAGCGGGGTGGCGCGCACCTGCTCCGCCTGGCCCGGCGGTGCGCGGCGCACCTGGCGCGCGCCGGGCACGCGGCCGCCGTCGCGCCGGCGCTGTGGTTGTCGTCCCGGGCCCGCGACGCGGTAGGGCTCGACCGCGACCAGCGCGCGGAAAACCTCGCCGGCCGGCTCCGGCTCGACCCGCGGGGCCACCCACCGCCCGGCGCCCCGGTTGTCCTGCTGGACGACGTGACCACCACCGGCGCGACGATCGCGGCGTGCACCCGGACACTCGCCGCCGGAGGATGGGAGGTGAGC